In Roseomonas fluvialis, one genomic interval encodes:
- a CDS encoding CaiB/BaiF CoA transferase family protein, producing the protein MSAPEGHDPEGCAEPARAPLPLAGIRVVEFSHMVMGPTCGLVLADLGAEVIKVEPPGKGDRTRYLVSSGTGFFPAFSRNKKSVQLDTESAEDIETLKRLIDTADVVLENFRPGGLESKGLGYAALSARNPRLIYLSLKGYLPGPYENRTALDEVVQMQSGLAYMTGPPGRPLRAGAPVNDMMGGMFGAIAIMGALRQRDATGRGQHLQSGLFENAAFLVSTAMLQQAMTGQDPTPMPAGRRAWGVYDVFETGDGQQIFVGVVTDRQWEIFRRELAEPVLDDPAYATNTERARARDTLIPLVQSLLKKHDVAALEAMCERAGLPFSRIARPWDLLDDPHLKASGGLLPITLPDGRPGAVPALPLTFAGERLGVRLGLPKVGEHDEEILGPLRGAQAATE; encoded by the coding sequence ATGAGCGCGCCCGAGGGCCACGACCCTGAAGGGTGCGCAGAGCCCGCCCGCGCGCCTCTGCCCCTGGCCGGCATCCGCGTCGTCGAATTCTCCCACATGGTGATGGGCCCGACCTGCGGCCTGGTGCTGGCCGACCTCGGCGCCGAGGTCATCAAGGTCGAACCCCCCGGCAAGGGCGACCGCACGCGCTACCTGGTCTCCTCCGGCACCGGCTTCTTCCCGGCCTTCAGCCGCAACAAGAAATCCGTGCAGCTCGACACCGAAAGCGCGGAGGACATCGAGACGCTGAAGCGCCTGATCGACACCGCCGACGTGGTGCTGGAGAATTTCCGCCCCGGCGGGCTGGAGTCAAAGGGCCTCGGCTACGCAGCGCTGTCGGCGCGCAACCCGCGGCTGATCTACCTGAGTCTCAAGGGCTACCTGCCCGGCCCCTACGAGAACCGCACCGCGCTGGACGAGGTGGTGCAGATGCAGTCGGGCCTCGCCTACATGACCGGCCCGCCCGGCCGCCCGCTGCGCGCCGGTGCGCCGGTGAACGACATGATGGGCGGCATGTTCGGCGCCATCGCCATCATGGGCGCGCTGCGCCAGCGCGATGCGACAGGACGCGGCCAGCACCTGCAAAGCGGGCTGTTCGAGAACGCCGCCTTCCTGGTCTCCACCGCCATGCTGCAGCAGGCGATGACCGGGCAGGACCCCACCCCCATGCCCGCCGGCCGCCGCGCCTGGGGCGTCTATGACGTGTTCGAGACCGGCGACGGCCAGCAGATTTTTGTCGGTGTGGTGACCGACCGGCAGTGGGAGATCTTTCGCCGGGAGTTGGCCGAACCGGTGCTGGACGACCCCGCCTATGCCACCAACACCGAGCGTGCCAGGGCGCGCGACACGCTGATCCCGCTGGTGCAATCCCTGCTGAAGAAGCACGACGTGGCGGCGCTGGAGGCGATGTGCGAACGCGCCGGCCTGCCCTTCTCGCGCATCGCGCGGCCGTGGGACCTGCTGGACGACCCGCACCTGAAGGCGAGCGGCGGGCTGCTGCCCATCACCCTCCCCGATGGCCGGCCCGGCGCCGTCCCGGCATTGCCGCTGACCTTCGCCGGCGAACGCCTCGGCGTGCGGCTCGGCCTGCCCAAGGTGGGCGAGCATGACGAGGAGATCCTGGGGCCGCTGCGCGGCGCGCAGGCCGCCACGGAATAG
- a CDS encoding hydroxymethylglutaryl-CoA lyase, whose amino-acid sequence MSDLPRSVRITEEGPREGFQIATQPVPTADKIALIDALSATGAPRIQVASFVSPKRVPGWADADAVVAGFTPRARVSYTALWFNPQGLVRALGFKDRLSLYGSITVAASEAFSLKNLNRDRTGQIAAQRETIAAHQSAGVAVTRASVQAAFGCNFAGEVTPAEAIAAVADAMALAEETGCAIERISLADTMGWANPLLIERVVGAVRARWPAQKVSLHLHDTRGLGIPNAFAALRMGVDEFDAAVGGAGGCPFAGHPGAPGNIATEELVLLCEEMGIATGIDIDAMIAAGHLAERVLGRTLPSALLRGGSLTAFRAKARAA is encoded by the coding sequence ATGAGCGACCTGCCGCGCAGCGTGCGCATCACCGAGGAAGGCCCGCGCGAGGGCTTCCAGATCGCCACCCAGCCCGTGCCCACCGCCGACAAGATAGCGCTGATCGATGCGCTATCGGCCACCGGCGCGCCGCGCATCCAGGTGGCATCCTTCGTCAGTCCGAAGCGTGTGCCCGGCTGGGCGGATGCCGATGCCGTGGTGGCCGGATTCACGCCGCGGGCGAGGGTGTCCTACACGGCGTTGTGGTTCAACCCACAGGGGCTGGTTCGCGCGCTGGGGTTCAAGGACCGGCTGTCGCTGTACGGCTCCATCACCGTCGCGGCGTCCGAGGCGTTTTCGCTGAAGAACCTCAACCGCGACCGTACCGGGCAGATCGCGGCGCAGCGCGAGACAATCGCCGCGCATCAGTCCGCCGGCGTGGCGGTCACGCGCGCCTCGGTGCAGGCGGCCTTCGGCTGCAACTTCGCCGGCGAGGTCACGCCCGCCGAGGCCATTGCCGCCGTGGCCGATGCGATGGCGCTGGCGGAGGAGACAGGCTGCGCGATCGAGCGCATCTCGCTGGCTGACACCATGGGCTGGGCGAACCCGCTGCTGATCGAACGCGTGGTCGGCGCCGTGCGGGCGCGGTGGCCGGCGCAGAAGGTCTCGCTGCACCTGCATGACACGCGCGGGCTTGGCATCCCGAACGCCTTCGCCGCGCTGCGAATGGGCGTGGATGAATTCGATGCCGCGGTGGGCGGGGCTGGCGGCTGCCCCTTCGCTGGACACCCTGGCGCGCCGGGCAATATCGCGACGGAGGAGCTGGTGCTGCTCTGCGAGGAAATGGGCATCGCCACCGGCATCGATATCGATGCGATGATCGCGGCGGGGCACCTGGCGGAGCGCGTGCTCGGCCGCACCCTGCCCTCGGCGTTGCTGCGCGGCGGATCGCTGACGGCGTTCCGGGCGAAGGCACGCGCGGCATGA
- a CDS encoding FkbM family methyltransferase — translation MTGYARAVGASLRTYYAPGRAAVLDAFYARFLGAGDLAFDVGTHVGDRSASFRRLGARVVALEPQPRLARALRLLFRGDAGFTLVPALCGAQPGEAVLRLNTANPTVATASEAFIAAADGAAGWEGQRWDAEIARPVTTLDALALQHGLPAFVKVDVEGFETAVLRGLTRPPRALSFEFTTIQRGVAAECLVLLDALGYRAFNACLGEGMEFAHAAPIGAQAMAAWIAALPHEANSGDVYAALAPERLRP, via the coding sequence ATGACCGGCTACGCCCGTGCGGTCGGTGCCTCGCTGCGCACCTACTATGCTCCGGGGCGCGCCGCGGTGCTCGATGCGTTCTATGCGCGCTTCCTCGGCGCCGGCGACCTCGCCTTCGATGTCGGCACGCATGTCGGCGACCGGAGCGCGTCGTTCCGGAGGCTCGGCGCGCGGGTGGTGGCGCTGGAGCCGCAACCGCGGCTGGCGCGCGCACTGCGCCTACTGTTCCGCGGCGATGCGGGCTTCACGCTGGTGCCGGCGCTGTGCGGCGCGCAGCCGGGTGAGGCCGTGCTGCGGCTCAACACCGCGAACCCGACCGTCGCGACCGCCAGCGAGGCCTTCATCGCCGCCGCCGACGGCGCGGCCGGCTGGGAGGGCCAGCGCTGGGATGCCGAGATCGCGCGACCCGTCACCACGCTCGATGCGCTGGCCCTCCAGCACGGGCTGCCCGCCTTCGTGAAGGTCGACGTGGAAGGATTCGAAACCGCCGTGCTGCGTGGCCTGACGCGGCCGCCGCGCGCGCTGTCCTTCGAATTCACCACCATCCAGCGCGGCGTGGCGGCGGAATGCCTGGTGCTGCTGGATGCGCTCGGCTATCGCGCCTTCAATGCGTGCCTCGGCGAGGGCATGGAGTTCGCGCATGCGGCGCCCATCGGCGCGCAGGCCATGGCCGCCTGGATCGCCGCGCTGCCGCATGAGGCGAACAGCGGCGACGTCTATGCCGCGCTGGCGCCGGAACGCCTGCGGCCATGA
- a CDS encoding DUF938 domain-containing protein yields the protein MTDARREAPAVARNRDAILEVLRGILPARGLLLEVASGSGEHALHFAPGFPDLAFQPSDPDPDARASIDAWCAGVANIRPALAIDAAAADWPLAQADAVLCINMIHIAPWVACEGLVSGAARILPAGAPLVLYGPFKHGGAHTASSNAEFDESLRARDPAWGVRDLEAVVAAAADAGFGPPAITAMPANNLTVAFRRSREGSPP from the coding sequence ATGACGGATGCGCGCCGCGAAGCCCCGGCCGTCGCGCGCAACCGCGACGCCATCCTGGAGGTTCTGCGCGGCATCCTGCCGGCGCGCGGGCTGCTGCTGGAAGTCGCCAGCGGCAGCGGCGAGCACGCGCTGCATTTCGCGCCTGGATTCCCTGACCTCGCGTTCCAGCCCAGCGACCCCGATCCCGACGCGCGCGCCAGCATCGATGCCTGGTGCGCCGGCGTGGCGAATATCCGCCCGGCGCTGGCGATCGATGCCGCCGCAGCGGACTGGCCGCTGGCGCAGGCCGATGCGGTGCTGTGCATCAACATGATCCACATCGCGCCCTGGGTCGCCTGCGAAGGCCTGGTGAGCGGTGCCGCGCGCATCCTGCCGGCCGGTGCGCCCCTGGTCCTGTACGGCCCCTTCAAGCACGGCGGCGCGCATACCGCGTCCTCCAACGCCGAGTTCGACGAGAGCCTGCGCGCGCGCGACCCGGCCTGGGGCGTGCGCGACCTGGAGGCCGTGGTGGCGGCAGCGGCGGACGCCGGCTTCGGCCCGCCCGCCATCACCGCCATGCCCGCCAACAACCTGACCGTGGCCTTCCGCCGCAGCCGAGAAGGATCCCCGCCATGA
- a CDS encoding FAD binding domain-containing protein, whose product MADRIRFTLNGQDTTLPADTSPTMTLLDWLRGPGALPGTKEGCAEGDCGACTVVIEDADGSRSPANACLMLLGQVAGRAIRTVEGLGAAHPVPCALAEHDGTQCGFCTPGIVMSAWAWTREGGDAHEALAGNLCRCTGYRPILDAMATMADDGTPPPPAQDPPRAIATATQRFLLPATVDEAVALRAAHPDAWLLAGGTDLGLRVSDHREAPPLVICLLNVPHLRRIEVTAQGIHAGAAAPYARLIEACARDADFAPVAGLLRRLGSRQIRALGTLGGNLGTASPIGDALPPLIALGATVSLASPRGERVLPVEEFLTGYRQNALAQDEIIAHIDIPRPAPGSLLSCEKLSKRHDQDIATVGLSVLLEVRDGVVAAARIAHGGCGPRAARAGGAEAALAGAPFDAAAADRAAQALEAEVAPLSDLRGSADYRRIALGNLLRRMALRTPGLAGEVTALAAPHAPRFLA is encoded by the coding sequence ATGGCCGACCGGATCCGCTTCACTCTCAACGGGCAGGACACGACCCTGCCCGCCGACACTTCGCCCACCATGACGCTGCTCGACTGGCTGCGCGGGCCCGGCGCCCTGCCCGGCACCAAGGAAGGCTGCGCCGAAGGCGATTGCGGCGCCTGCACCGTGGTGATCGAGGATGCGGACGGATCCCGCAGCCCGGCCAATGCCTGCCTGATGCTGCTCGGCCAAGTGGCGGGGCGCGCGATCCGCACGGTGGAGGGGCTGGGTGCGGCGCATCCGGTCCCGTGCGCGCTGGCCGAACACGACGGCACGCAATGCGGGTTCTGCACGCCAGGCATCGTCATGTCAGCCTGGGCCTGGACGCGCGAGGGCGGCGATGCGCATGAGGCGCTGGCCGGCAACCTGTGCCGCTGCACGGGGTATCGCCCGATCCTCGATGCCATGGCGACGATGGCGGATGACGGCACGCCACCGCCGCCGGCGCAGGACCCGCCGCGCGCCATCGCCACCGCGACGCAACGCTTCCTCCTGCCGGCTACGGTCGACGAAGCGGTCGCGCTCCGCGCCGCGCATCCCGATGCCTGGCTGCTGGCCGGCGGCACCGATCTCGGCCTGCGCGTCTCGGACCATCGCGAGGCGCCGCCGCTCGTGATCTGCCTGCTCAACGTGCCGCACCTGCGGCGGATCGAGGTGACGGCGCAGGGCATCCATGCGGGCGCCGCGGCGCCCTATGCGCGGCTGATCGAGGCCTGCGCGCGGGACGCGGATTTCGCGCCGGTCGCGGGGCTGCTGCGCCGGCTCGGGTCACGGCAGATCCGCGCGCTGGGCACCCTGGGGGGCAATCTCGGGACCGCCAGCCCGATCGGCGATGCGCTGCCGCCGCTGATCGCGCTTGGCGCGACGGTGTCGCTGGCCTCCCCGCGCGGCGAACGCGTGCTGCCGGTCGAGGAGTTCCTCACCGGCTACCGCCAGAATGCGCTGGCGCAGGACGAGATCATCGCGCACATCGACATCCCGCGGCCCGCGCCTGGCAGTCTCCTCTCCTGCGAGAAGCTGTCCAAGCGCCACGACCAGGACATCGCGACGGTCGGGCTGTCGGTGCTGCTGGAAGTCCGCGACGGGGTAGTGGCCGCCGCGCGCATCGCCCATGGTGGCTGCGGGCCGCGGGCCGCGCGCGCAGGAGGCGCCGAGGCCGCGCTGGCGGGCGCGCCCTTCGATGCCGCCGCCGCGGACCGCGCGGCGCAGGCACTGGAAGCGGAGGTCGCGCCGCTGTCCGACCTGCGCGGCAGCGCCGACTACCGCCGCATCGCGCTGGGCAACCTGCTGCGGCGGATGGCGCTGCGCACGCCGGGCCTGGCGGGCGAAGTGACCGCCCTGGCCGCACCGCATGCACCGAGGTTCCTGGCATGA